From the Longimicrobium sp. genome, one window contains:
- a CDS encoding M6 family metalloprotease domain-containing protein, with amino-acid sequence MHRCHAPHDLCMIPPHPKLRQKIDSELEKVREVAPDLAPLLRAGHPDRPGLNDGLILPGDRFPAGTPLQAVRSAALERAPLRGALRVVVVLVEFADKKLDASHGKAHFEELFFARGTGRSVHDYFAEVSGGAVDVIGEVVGPYRLPRRLSEYAHGASGMGTAEPNARTMARDAAEAANRDVDFKPYDNDGNGFVDAFIVVHAGAGAEVTGRSGDIWSHKWVLARGEYNADGTRIYAYLTVPEDARLGVCCHELGHLLFGWPDLYDTDGSSEGLGNWCLMAGGSWNGGGDIPAHPSAWCKAQQAWVKVLNQTADATLSISDVKSARTVYRLWKDGAVGNEYFLVENRQRKLFDRQLPGDGLLVYHVDDAVATNDDERHPKVGLLQADGRGDLNAGRNRGDAGDPFPGSAGNSQLTGATTPNTKSYNNVATGVALTAISAPGPVMSAKVSVRSGTAPPRRRFRLFGAEAQGGHAGAGVTEEVRELVVELYHAIGAGRDGGHADGDEGWRDSVEDRLAAVEDALGVGSAPDTVEVGDIPIVASSS; translated from the coding sequence ATGCACCGCTGCCATGCCCCCCACGACCTCTGCATGATCCCGCCGCACCCGAAGCTGCGGCAGAAGATCGACTCGGAGTTGGAGAAGGTGCGCGAGGTGGCGCCGGACCTGGCGCCGCTGCTCCGCGCCGGCCACCCCGACCGTCCCGGCCTGAACGACGGCCTGATCCTGCCGGGCGACCGCTTTCCGGCGGGCACCCCGCTGCAGGCGGTGCGCAGCGCGGCGCTGGAGCGCGCGCCGCTGCGGGGCGCCCTGCGCGTGGTGGTGGTGCTCGTCGAGTTCGCGGACAAGAAGCTCGACGCCTCGCACGGGAAGGCGCACTTCGAGGAGCTGTTCTTCGCCCGCGGCACCGGGCGCAGCGTGCACGACTACTTCGCCGAGGTCAGCGGCGGGGCGGTGGACGTGATCGGCGAGGTGGTGGGGCCGTACCGCCTTCCCCGCCGCCTGTCCGAGTACGCGCACGGCGCCTCGGGGATGGGCACGGCCGAGCCGAACGCGCGCACCATGGCGCGCGACGCCGCCGAGGCGGCCAACCGCGACGTCGACTTCAAGCCGTACGACAACGACGGCAACGGCTTCGTCGACGCCTTCATCGTGGTGCACGCCGGCGCGGGCGCCGAGGTCACCGGCCGCAGCGGCGACATCTGGTCGCACAAGTGGGTGCTGGCGCGCGGCGAGTACAACGCCGACGGCACGCGCATCTACGCCTACCTGACGGTGCCCGAGGACGCGCGGCTGGGCGTGTGCTGCCACGAGCTGGGGCACCTGCTGTTCGGCTGGCCCGACCTGTACGACACCGACGGCTCGTCGGAGGGGCTGGGCAACTGGTGCCTGATGGCGGGCGGCAGCTGGAACGGCGGCGGCGACATCCCCGCGCACCCGTCGGCCTGGTGCAAGGCGCAGCAGGCGTGGGTGAAGGTGCTCAACCAGACGGCCGACGCCACGCTCTCCATCTCCGACGTCAAGTCCGCCCGCACCGTGTACCGGCTGTGGAAGGACGGCGCGGTGGGGAACGAGTACTTCCTGGTGGAGAACCGGCAGCGCAAGCTGTTCGACCGGCAGCTCCCCGGCGACGGGCTGCTGGTGTACCACGTGGACGACGCCGTGGCCACCAACGACGACGAGCGGCACCCCAAGGTGGGGCTGCTGCAGGCCGACGGCCGCGGCGACCTGAACGCCGGCCGCAACCGCGGCGACGCCGGCGACCCCTTCCCCGGTTCGGCCGGCAACTCGCAGCTGACCGGGGCCACCACGCCGAACACCAAGTCGTACAACAACGTGGCCACCGGCGTGGCGCTCACCGCCATCTCCGCGCCGGGGCCGGTGATGAGCGCGAAGGTGTCGGTGCGCTCGGGCACCGCGCCGCCGCGCCGCCGCTTCCGGCTGTTCGGGGCCGAGGCGCAGGGCGGGCACGCGGGCGCCGGCGTGACGGAGGAGGTGCGCGAGCTGGTGGTGGAGCTGTACCATGCCATCGGCGCGGGCCGCGACGGCGGCCATGCGGACGGCGACGAGGGGTGGCGCGACAGCGTGGAGGACCGCCTGGCCGCGGTCGAGGACGCGCTGGGCGTGGGCAGCGCCCCGGACACGGTGGAGGTGGGCGACATCCCGATCGTGGCGTCGAGCTCGTGA
- a CDS encoding amino acid permease, protein MSSTAPAADASTRAPSPSSRPSLVRGLTLLGTVALVVGNMVGTSVYTLPASLAQATGPLGIAAWGVTAAGYLFVALVYASLGTRYPLTGGPYVFAREAFGEYAGFQAVWSYWISCVVGNAGIVTAVVGYAVGFSPTLAESTVLQFALAQALLWGLCLLNVIGVKQSARLQIAVMFTSAIPMLLVSLAMLPYAKAAHFTPFAPHGIGSLAAGAALVVWAYAGVESATVPAEEVQSPGRTIRRGTLLGYGVATCIFLVAAIAVTGALPNAEIAASARPIAVAAGRTLGPWAEVLIGVFAMAAGIGTLNGWILMSGRVPFTAAQDGIFFRALGRVHPRFRTPHVGLIAGTAVASAMLLLYFARPLLGVFNFIVLLAVLTTLVPHLYAAAAEMMLARRDPARYTPRERRRAQIAGGVAFVFVLYTVYGVGAEVVLWGFLVLLAGTPLYIFFATRTAEKNQ, encoded by the coding sequence GTGTCCTCCACCGCGCCCGCCGCAGACGCGTCCACGCGCGCCCCATCTCCATCGTCCCGCCCGTCGCTCGTCCGCGGACTGACGCTGCTGGGGACGGTCGCCCTGGTCGTCGGCAACATGGTGGGGACGTCGGTCTACACCCTGCCCGCGTCGCTGGCGCAGGCCACGGGTCCGCTGGGGATCGCCGCGTGGGGGGTGACGGCGGCGGGATACCTCTTCGTCGCCCTCGTCTACGCCAGCCTGGGCACGCGCTATCCGCTCACCGGCGGCCCGTACGTGTTCGCGCGCGAGGCGTTCGGCGAGTACGCGGGGTTCCAGGCGGTGTGGAGCTACTGGATCAGCTGCGTGGTGGGCAACGCGGGGATCGTGACGGCGGTGGTGGGCTACGCGGTGGGCTTCTCGCCGACGCTGGCGGAGAGCACGGTGCTGCAGTTCGCGCTGGCGCAGGCGCTGCTCTGGGGGCTGTGCCTGCTGAACGTGATCGGGGTGAAGCAGAGCGCGCGGCTGCAGATCGCGGTGATGTTCACCAGCGCCATCCCCATGCTCCTCGTCTCGCTGGCGATGCTGCCGTACGCGAAGGCGGCGCACTTCACCCCGTTCGCGCCGCACGGGATCGGCTCGCTGGCGGCGGGGGCGGCGCTGGTGGTGTGGGCGTACGCCGGCGTGGAGTCCGCGACCGTCCCCGCCGAGGAGGTGCAGTCGCCCGGCCGCACCATCCGCCGCGGCACGCTGCTCGGATACGGCGTCGCGACCTGCATCTTCCTCGTCGCGGCGATCGCGGTGACCGGCGCGCTGCCGAACGCGGAGATCGCGGCCAGCGCGCGGCCCATCGCCGTGGCCGCGGGGCGGACGCTGGGGCCGTGGGCGGAAGTGCTGATCGGCGTGTTCGCGATGGCGGCGGGGATCGGGACGCTGAACGGGTGGATCCTGATGTCGGGGCGGGTCCCCTTCACCGCCGCGCAGGACGGCATCTTCTTCCGCGCGCTGGGACGGGTCCACCCACGCTTCCGCACGCCGCACGTGGGGCTGATCGCGGGGACGGCGGTCGCCAGCGCCATGCTGCTGCTCTACTTCGCCAGGCCGCTGCTGGGCGTGTTCAACTTCATCGTGCTGCTGGCGGTGCTCACCACCCTCGTCCCCCACCTCTACGCCGCCGCGGCGGAGATGATGCTGGCCCGCCGCGACCCCGCGCGCTACACGCCGCGCGAGCGGCGCCGCGCGCAGATCGCAGGCGGCGTCGCCTTCGTCTTCGTCCTCTACACCGTCTACGGCGTGGGCGCGGAGGTGGTGCTCTGGGGGTTCCTCGTCCTCCTGGCCGGCACCCCGCTCTACATCTTCTTCGCCACGCGTACGGCCGAAAAGAATCAGTGA
- a CDS encoding ATP-binding protein, which produces MSPESPLRTQITDARGRVADLRRRMEEAGLTTDPVGREVLEELLVALEELEVSDEELHAQNESLVASQLMLEAERQRYADLFHFAPDPYLVTGPDATVREANRAAASLLGIAGRAFAGKPLSVFVDRDELRAFREQVNRAARGHRIEAFEVTLVPRDGDPVRVACTVEAEARPGLDGPVLRWLLRDITERRRADEAERRAAAEHAARRAAEEAHARLAAVLEATSDAFYALDPEWRLTYVNGVAERLWGRERGSMLGRTLWEVFPTAADSEAAPALRRAMEQRSAERVEMRSRQLGRWFEVHAFPTGDGLSVFFHDVEERHRREQGERVLAAAGEALAGELDVEAILGGLARAVAEEMADWCVVHLHDEGRLGACGIAHARPERSDALAELLRRVPLDPAGPNPVAVAMRTGVPALLEGTDDVLAASFPDAAQRDAAREMGAAWAVVAPMQARGRTLGAVTLVRGGEAYDADDLALVMELARRAALAVDNVRLYESARAASRAREEVLAVVSHDLRNPLNAVLLASIILDEYSDTERWSARERQQVRTIRNAAEQMGALIHDLVEVVALESGARVLHLDRVETSKAMRAAAEMYDGLAAEKGIALVVDAAADVPDVRADRARLLQVLSNLLGNALKFTPGGGSITVGAARSGDAVGFYVADTGPGVAPHDLPRLFERFWQGKRGAGLGLGLAIAKGIVEAHGGRIWVDSSPGRGSTFFFTIPIQSGDSSS; this is translated from the coding sequence ATGTCGCCCGAATCTCCCCTCCGCACGCAGATCACCGACGCCCGCGGGCGCGTGGCCGACCTCCGCCGGCGCATGGAGGAGGCCGGGCTCACCACCGATCCGGTGGGACGCGAGGTGCTGGAGGAGCTGCTCGTGGCCCTCGAGGAGCTGGAGGTGAGCGACGAGGAGCTGCACGCGCAGAACGAGAGCCTCGTCGCCAGCCAGCTGATGCTGGAGGCCGAGCGTCAGCGCTACGCCGACCTCTTCCACTTCGCCCCCGACCCCTACCTGGTGACCGGCCCCGACGCCACCGTGCGCGAGGCCAACCGCGCCGCGGCCTCGCTGCTGGGGATCGCCGGGCGCGCGTTCGCCGGCAAGCCGCTGAGCGTGTTCGTGGACCGCGACGAGCTGCGCGCCTTCCGCGAGCAGGTGAACCGCGCCGCGCGCGGGCACCGCATCGAGGCGTTCGAGGTGACGCTCGTGCCGCGCGACGGCGACCCGGTGCGCGTGGCGTGCACCGTCGAGGCCGAGGCGCGGCCGGGGCTCGACGGCCCTGTGCTGCGCTGGCTCCTGCGCGACATCACCGAGCGCCGGCGCGCGGACGAGGCCGAGCGCCGCGCCGCCGCCGAGCACGCCGCCCGCCGCGCGGCCGAGGAGGCGCACGCGCGCCTGGCCGCCGTGCTCGAGGCCACGTCCGACGCCTTCTACGCGCTGGACCCCGAGTGGCGGCTGACCTACGTGAACGGCGTGGCCGAGCGGCTGTGGGGGCGCGAGCGCGGCTCCATGCTGGGGCGCACGCTCTGGGAGGTCTTCCCCACCGCCGCCGATTCGGAGGCCGCGCCCGCGCTGCGCCGCGCAATGGAGCAGCGCAGCGCCGAGCGGGTGGAGATGCGGTCGCGCCAGCTGGGCCGCTGGTTCGAGGTGCACGCCTTTCCCACGGGCGACGGGCTGTCGGTGTTCTTCCACGACGTGGAGGAGCGCCACCGCCGCGAGCAGGGCGAGCGCGTGCTGGCCGCCGCGGGCGAGGCGCTGGCCGGCGAGCTGGACGTGGAGGCCATCCTGGGAGGCCTGGCCCGCGCGGTGGCCGAGGAGATGGCGGACTGGTGCGTGGTGCACCTGCACGACGAGGGGCGCCTCGGCGCCTGCGGCATCGCCCACGCGCGGCCGGAGCGCAGCGACGCCCTGGCCGAGCTGCTGCGCCGCGTCCCCCTCGACCCTGCCGGGCCCAACCCCGTGGCGGTGGCGATGCGGACCGGCGTGCCGGCGCTGCTGGAGGGAACCGACGACGTGCTGGCGGCGTCGTTCCCCGACGCAGCGCAGCGCGATGCCGCGCGGGAGATGGGCGCCGCCTGGGCCGTGGTGGCGCCGATGCAGGCGCGTGGGCGCACGCTGGGCGCCGTGACCCTGGTCCGCGGCGGCGAGGCGTACGACGCCGACGACCTGGCGCTGGTGATGGAGCTGGCGCGGCGCGCCGCGCTGGCGGTGGACAACGTGCGGCTGTACGAGTCGGCGCGCGCGGCCAGCCGCGCCCGCGAGGAGGTGCTGGCGGTGGTCAGCCACGACCTGCGCAACCCGCTGAACGCGGTGCTGCTGGCCAGCATCATCCTCGACGAGTACAGCGACACCGAGCGCTGGAGCGCGCGCGAGCGCCAGCAGGTGCGCACCATCCGCAACGCCGCCGAGCAGATGGGCGCGCTGATCCACGACCTGGTGGAGGTGGTGGCGCTGGAGTCGGGCGCGCGCGTGCTGCACCTGGACCGCGTGGAGACGTCCAAGGCCATGCGCGCCGCGGCGGAGATGTACGACGGACTGGCGGCGGAGAAGGGGATCGCGCTGGTGGTGGACGCCGCGGCCGACGTTCCCGACGTGCGGGCGGACCGCGCGCGGCTGCTGCAGGTGCTCAGCAACCTGCTGGGGAACGCGCTGAAGTTCACCCCCGGCGGCGGCTCGATCACCGTCGGCGCCGCCCGCAGCGGCGACGCGGTGGGCTTCTACGTGGCCGACACCGGGCCGGGCGTGGCCCCGCACGACCTGCCGCGGCTGTTCGAGCGCTTCTGGCAGGGGAAGCGCGGCGCCGGCCTGGGCCTCGGCCTGGCCATCGCCAAGGGGATCGTGGAGGCACACGGCGGGCGGATCTGGGTGGACAGCTCGCCGGGCCGAGGCAGCACCTTCTTCTTCACCATCCCCATCCAGTCCGGCGACAGCTCATCCTGA
- a CDS encoding rhomboid family intramembrane serine protease, translating to MDVDDSFGSGKLDPSSFWDVALGGPKPPWSEYGWVGGGTAVAATRRQLVERCEKPPLPELVWTPEGEALVEPWEVPWLFAAFVRQRLDAVRDQMKVYGFMLGAWIVITLIVLASGEGIPAFNAIFLVLSASTLAQHVMTYRQLKRLTPESFAAQVAEMRALPAARAGRPVFTWALAAIVALVGAAQLLSPGSSTDAAGLVKDAVRAGEWWRLFTTPLLHGNILHLLMNGGALLALGTLVERYAHRAFVPLVFLLAALAGDAGSFLVFPHTTSVGASGGIMGLVGFALALSLRRRALLPKRLSSAILQDIGWIAVMGVAGYRFIDNGAHAGGLLAGIAIGALLVPRGGATPHWEPATAVRAAGWAALAVIAASALVAIVVMFGVPVV from the coding sequence TTGGACGTCGACGATTCGTTCGGTTCCGGGAAGCTCGACCCGTCGTCCTTCTGGGATGTCGCGCTGGGAGGCCCCAAGCCGCCCTGGAGCGAGTACGGCTGGGTGGGCGGCGGCACGGCCGTGGCCGCCACGCGGCGGCAGCTGGTGGAGCGCTGCGAGAAGCCCCCGCTCCCCGAGCTGGTGTGGACGCCCGAGGGCGAGGCGCTGGTGGAGCCGTGGGAGGTGCCGTGGCTCTTCGCGGCGTTCGTGCGGCAGCGGCTGGACGCGGTGCGCGACCAGATGAAGGTCTACGGCTTCATGCTCGGCGCGTGGATCGTCATCACCCTGATCGTGCTCGCCTCGGGCGAAGGCATTCCGGCGTTCAACGCCATCTTCCTGGTGCTGTCGGCGAGCACGCTCGCGCAGCACGTGATGACGTACCGCCAGCTCAAGCGCCTGACGCCGGAGTCGTTCGCCGCGCAGGTGGCGGAGATGCGCGCGCTCCCCGCCGCGCGCGCGGGGCGGCCCGTCTTCACCTGGGCGCTGGCGGCGATCGTCGCGCTGGTCGGGGCCGCGCAGCTGCTGTCGCCGGGATCGTCGACCGACGCGGCGGGGCTGGTGAAGGACGCGGTGCGCGCCGGCGAGTGGTGGCGGCTGTTCACCACGCCGCTGCTGCACGGCAACATCCTGCACCTGCTGATGAACGGCGGCGCGCTGCTGGCGCTGGGCACGCTGGTCGAGCGCTACGCCCACCGCGCGTTCGTGCCGCTGGTCTTCCTCCTCGCCGCGCTGGCGGGCGACGCCGGGTCGTTCCTCGTCTTCCCGCACACCACGTCGGTGGGCGCCAGCGGGGGGATCATGGGGCTGGTGGGATTCGCGCTGGCGCTCTCGCTGCGGCGGCGCGCGCTCCTGCCGAAGCGCCTGTCCTCGGCGATCCTGCAGGACATCGGCTGGATCGCGGTGATGGGAGTGGCCGGATACCGGTTCATCGACAACGGCGCGCACGCCGGCGGCCTGCTGGCGGGGATCGCGATCGGTGCGCTGCTCGTCCCCCGCGGCGGCGCGACACCGCACTGGGAGCCCGCGACCGCCGTCCGCGCCGCCGGCTGGGCCGCGCTGGCGGTGATCGCCGCCAGCGCGCTCGTCGCCATCGTCGTGATGTTCGGGGTCCCGGTGGTGTGA